From the Anguilla anguilla isolate fAngAng1 chromosome 6, fAngAng1.pri, whole genome shotgun sequence genome, one window contains:
- the otomp gene encoding otolith matrix protein 1 — protein sequence MDRPARELAFLILVLVRVSRQANTITWCVVSDAEQQKCQDLASNATARNIRGKLQCTRGNDAIDCMVKIKNGTADAASMNPDDIYTAGWCHGLELAAGESYNGQDGISYYVVALARRSSSDLSLLEMHERSSCHPGIRTTVGWTVPIGFLVNSSQISVDEQCNFPQVVGEFFGYSCVPGVKDPEHDPRGKNPKNLCEACIGDENDRHICANNHRERHFGEAGALRCVAENLGDVAFVKHTTVFDNMQGKNQESWAMDLELEDLKLLCTDGMEASLFDHKTCHLATVPANAVVVRLQDKCRVYKFLERVQTAFGNATQGFSLFSSAAYGDTDVMFNDATKKLLRVMGSYTSWLGPSYTSVLQAFECEGLC from the exons ATGGACCGACCGGCAAGGGAACTTGCATTCCTCATTCTTGTTCTTGTCCGTGTGTCCCGTCAAGCCAATACCA TTACATGGTGTGTAGTATCTGATGCGGAACAGCAGAAATGTCAGGACCTTGCCAGCAATGCCACAGCCAGAAACATCCGTGGCAAACTTCAGTGCACCAGGGGCAATGATGCTATAGACTGCATGGTGAAAATTAAG AACGGCACAGCGGACGCTGCCTCTATGAACCCTGACGACATCTACACCGCCGGCTGGTGCCATGGGCTGGAGTTGGCGGCTGGGGAGTCCTACAACGGACAGG atGGCATCAGTTACTACGTGGTTGCTCTGGCCAGGAGGTCCTCCAGTGACCTCTCCCTGCTGGAGATGCATGAGCGCAGCTCCTGCCACCCCGGAATCCGCACCACCGTGGGCTGGACCGTGCCCATCGGATTCCTGGTCAACTCCTCGCAGATCAGTGTGGACGAGCAGTGCAACTTCCCCCAAG TGGTGGGGGAATTCTTTGGTTATAGTTGCGTACCTGGAGTAAAGGACCCAGAACATGACCCTAGAGGGAAAAATCCCAAGAACCTTTGCGAAGCCTGCATCGGGGACGAGAACGATCGCCACATCTGCGCCAACAACCACCGGGAGCGACACTTTGGGGAGGCAGGGGCTTTGAG GTGCGTGGCGGAAAATCTGGGCGACGTGGCCTTCGTCAAACACACGACGGTCTTCGACAACATGCAGG GTAAAAACCAGGAATCCTGGGCAATggacctggagctggaggacctgaagctgctgtgCACGGACGGGATGGAGGCGTCCCTCTTCGACCACAAGACCTGCCACCTGGCCACCGTGCCCGCCAACGCTGTGGTCGTGCGCCTGCAGGACAAGTGCCGGGTCTACAAGTTCCTGGAGCGTGTGCAG ACGGCGTTCGGTAACGCCACACAGGGATTCTCCCTCTTCAGCTCGGCGGCCTACGGGGACACGGACGTCATGTTCAATGACGCGACCAAGAAGCTGCTGAGGGTGATGGGAAGTTACACCTCCTGGCTGGGGCCCAGCTACACCAGCGTGCTGCAGGCCTTCGAATGTGAAG GTTTGTGTTGA